A window of Micromonospora eburnea genomic DNA:
GAAGGTGCGTGCCTGGACGTTGCCCACCCCGAGCGCGGCGAGCCGGGCCCGCATCTCGGCGGCGGCACGGGCGGTGAAGGTGACCGCCAGCACGTGCCGGGCGGAGATGTCGCCGGTGAGCGCGCGGTGGGCGATCCGGGCGGTCACCGCCCGGGTCTTGCCGGTCCCGGCGCCGGCCAGGATGCACACCGGACCGGCCGGGGCGGTCACCGCGGACCGCTGCTCCGGATCCAGTCCGGCGAGCACCCGTTCCGCCGCTGAGTGAACCGCCACAACAAGGAATCATCTCAGCCCTCCGCGATGTTGCAGCGGCTAGCCTGGCCTGATCCGGCCGGGCGTGAGCCTTCCCCCCTTGGAGGACCTGACCATGTTGACGATGTATTCCACCCCGTGGTGCGGCTACTGCCACCGGCTGAAGTCGCAGCTCGACCGGGAGGGCATCGGGTACGAGGTGGTCGACATCGAGCAGGATCCGCAGGCCGCGGAGTTCGTGATGAGCGTCAACGGTGGCAACCAGACCGTCCCGACCCTGCGTTTCGCCGATGGCAGCGCCCTCACCAACCCCTCGATCACCCAGGTCAAGCAGCACCTGGCCGCCCTCTCCGCCTGACCCACCACCGCCCCGCCCCCGCCCCCGTCCCGCCCCGGCATCACGAAGTTATCGCCCTTGAGCAGGGCGTGTCGTGACGACAACTTCATGATCGACGGCGGGCAACGGGTGGCGAGGGGCCGGGATGGGGGTGGGGTCAGCGGTAACCGGCCGCCACCGCGTAGATGATCCAGACGGCGTGGTGCCGGGCCTGAGGAACGGCCGACGCCGGTACCGGTCGACGAGCCAGCCGACCAGCGCGGCCAGGACCATCGGCGCGACGATCGCGAAGACGGATCGCCCTGGCTATGCCGTCCGAGCCGGTCAGGCGCCCTTCCAGAGTCCACTTTTTGTCGCAAGACACGCCCTCGCCGGAACCTCCGATACCGGTCGCGCCGTCCATACTGACCGTGGGGGCCGAACTTCATACAGTTACCGTCGCGTGCGGCGACGGTCGACGGAAAGAGGACACCGTGCCTCCTGCCGTACCAGGCCCGATCCTGCGGCGTCGCAGGCTCGGCACCGAGTTGCGCCGGCTGCGTGAGCGCGCCGGCCTCACCGGCGATCAGGTCATCGAGCGGATCGGCTGGGCCTCCGCGTCCAAACTGTCCCGCCTGGAGAACGGGCGCAGCCGTCCCGATCCCGACGACGTCGGCGTCCTGCTGGCCCTCTACGAGGCCGACGATGAGCTGCGCGAGGAACTGCTGGGGATCACCCTGGAAGCCGGCGACATGCGGGGCTGGCTGCGCAACTTCCCGGTGATGACCCAGCAGCAACGCGGCTTCGCCGAACTGGAGGCGGGCTGCGCCGAGATCTCCGAGTACAACCCGGTGCTGGTCCCCGGGCTGCTCCAGACCCCGGGGTACGCCCGGCACCGGATCAGCTCCGCGTCCCGGGTGGCGGAGCAGGCCGGCGACGCGGAGGGCGAGGACCCGGAGACCGAGGTACGCGCCCGCCAGGCCCGCCAGTCGCTACTGACCCGCTCCCCCGACGCGCCGCGCTACACGGCGGTGCTGGAGGAGGCGGCGCTCGGCCGGCGGGCCGGCCCACCGGCGGTGCTGCACGAGCAGATCGTCCACCTCTGCGAGCTGGCCATGCTGCCGAATGTGACGCTGCACCTGCTGCTGCGCGACACCCGGATCGGCGACTGGTACCTCCCGCCGACCGCGTTCTCGGTCTACCGGTTCGCCGATCCGCTCGACCCGGAGACCCTGGCCATCGAGGGCGGGTTCACCGACGTCATGTCGACCGAGGCAAACACCCTAAATCGCTATAAAGTGGTGTTCGAGTGGCTACGCTCGGCGGCGCTCTCCGCATCGGACACCCTCTCCTGGCTCATCGAGGCGACGGGACGGCTGACCGAATCGGCAGTCGAGTCCACTGCGGCGTTCGGGCCGGCATCGGCGCCGGCCCAGCGCCGCCGCGGCTCGGGCCGCCTGACGACGGACCGGTGATCCACGGGGATCTGGCAGTCCGGACGGGCGGCGTCACTCGTCCCCATCGGAGCACTCCAGATCAGGAGCAGAACCATGAACGAGATCCGCAACAGCTCGTGCGACCTCGCGCAGCAGTTGGCCGGTGCCGCCTGGCGCAAGAGCACCCGCAGTCAGACCTCGAACTGCGTTGAGGTCGCGCCCCTGCGTACCGGGCCGGCGGCGGTGGCGCTCCGGGACAGCAAGAACCCGAGCGGGCCGGTGCTGTTGTTCAACCGGGCCGGATGGCTGGGCTTCATCGCCGGCGCGAAGAACGGTCAGTTCGCGCTGAACTGATCCACCGAGCGCACCGGGGCCGTTGGCGTCGCGCCGACGGCCCCGTCGCGTATCCGCCCCCGACAATGGTGCTGACCTGGACTCATCCGATCGGTCGACGCCCCCGAACGATCGTCGAGTTTCACTTGCTGAGACGAACACCGGGCGTAACATGTCAAAAGAGTGACGTGGAAGTTCCAGCGCGTATCCGTCCGTCCCGGGGGACACCCATGCGGTTCCTGATCGTCCGCACCGAGA
This region includes:
- a CDS encoding mycoredoxin, whose translation is MLTMYSTPWCGYCHRLKSQLDREGIGYEVVDIEQDPQAAEFVMSVNGGNQTVPTLRFADGSALTNPSITQVKQHLAALSA
- a CDS encoding DUF397 domain-containing protein, encoding MNEIRNSSCDLAQQLAGAAWRKSTRSQTSNCVEVAPLRTGPAAVALRDSKNPSGPVLLFNRAGWLGFIAGAKNGQFALN
- a CDS encoding helix-turn-helix domain-containing protein — protein: MPPAVPGPILRRRRLGTELRRLRERAGLTGDQVIERIGWASASKLSRLENGRSRPDPDDVGVLLALYEADDELREELLGITLEAGDMRGWLRNFPVMTQQQRGFAELEAGCAEISEYNPVLVPGLLQTPGYARHRISSASRVAEQAGDAEGEDPETEVRARQARQSLLTRSPDAPRYTAVLEEAALGRRAGPPAVLHEQIVHLCELAMLPNVTLHLLLRDTRIGDWYLPPTAFSVYRFADPLDPETLAIEGGFTDVMSTEANTLNRYKVVFEWLRSAALSASDTLSWLIEATGRLTESAVESTAAFGPASAPAQRRRGSGRLTTDR